The following proteins are co-located in the Candidatus Methanogranum gryphiswaldense genome:
- a CDS encoding NADH-quinone oxidoreductase subunit C, with protein MTESQKAQEITETSYSDLPAKAKELADNGYRVVQICATSKDGKTEILYSFDKDFQMINYKVYVPDDMTVPSISGSFWPAFIFENEMHDLFGIEFTDLVLDYKGNFFKLSSKTPWKTEVKKGVE; from the coding sequence ATGACCGAATCACAGAAGGCGCAGGAGATAACAGAGACATCTTATTCGGACCTTCCAGCAAAAGCGAAGGAGCTTGCGGATAACGGATACAGAGTGGTACAGATATGTGCAACTTCAAAGGATGGAAAAACAGAGATCCTGTATTCTTTTGACAAAGACTTCCAAATGATCAATTACAAAGTATATGTGCCAGATGATATGACGGTCCCTAGTATAAGCGGTTCTTTCTGGCCTGCTTTCATATTTGAGAACGAGATGCACGATCTTTTCGGGATTGAGTTTACGGACCTTGTTTTGGATTATAAGGGCAATTTCTTTAAGCTTTCATCTAAAACACCATGGAAGACAGAAGTCAAAAAGGGGGTGGAATGA
- a CDS encoding NADH-quinone oxidoreductase subunit B family protein, whose translation MSYLTKSPWVIHYDGSSCNGCDIEVLACLTPMYDLERFGIVNTGNPKHADILLVTGSINEQNRDVVKQIYEQMPDPKVVVAIGICANSGGVFKKCYNILGGTDKAIPVDIYVPGCAARPEAIIDGVVKALGILEEKSKALQDKGRKDQ comes from the coding sequence ATGTCATACTTAACAAAATCACCATGGGTAATTCATTACGACGGCTCAAGTTGCAATGGATGTGACATCGAGGTATTGGCCTGTCTCACTCCAATGTACGACCTTGAAAGATTCGGTATTGTCAATACTGGCAATCCTAAACACGCAGACATCTTGTTGGTCACAGGTTCTATCAATGAACAGAACCGTGATGTTGTAAAACAGATCTATGAACAAATGCCAGATCCCAAAGTGGTTGTGGCCATAGGCATATGTGCGAATAGCGGCGGTGTATTCAAAAAATGTTACAACATCCTAGGAGGTACTGACAAGGCGATACCCGTGGACATATATGTTCCAGGATGTGCCGCCAGACCCGAAGCGATAATAGACGGAGTGGTAAAGGCGTTGGGAATACTCGAAGAAAAGAGCAAAGCCCTTCAGGATAAGGGGAGGAAGGATCAATGA